A DNA window from Cherax quadricarinatus isolate ZL_2023a chromosome 25, ASM3850222v1, whole genome shotgun sequence contains the following coding sequences:
- the LOC128689914 gene encoding helix-loop-helix protein delilah-like: MLDQQRSLPPATHNTASKEKYGLRPRTIIKRLQQERVRQEVSKRTVKPKSRPAPLSKYRRKTANARERHRMKEINNAFESLRKVLPDVMEVEAASPSMTKITTLRLAVNYIRALTHVLQDEGDNDMCSLESSLQCSFQDSLQLVGEGGDISVTTFTYQHSTPPFTQQYLPQVSHLSSYYSTSSHISSSPSTLRGSLGSASDLEDLLSDDSCLLEDNLEVFHDISVADPFDIILLAEERDSLIFTTEICS; encoded by the coding sequence ATGCTGGACCAGCAGCGGTCACTACCTCccgccacccacaacacagcctcTAAGGAGAAATATGGCCTACGCCCCAGAACTATCATTAAGAGGCTGCAACAGGAGAGAGTTCGTCAGGAGGTTTCCAAAAGAACGGTGAAGCCAAAGTCGAGGCCAGCGCCTCTGTCAAAGTACCGCAGGAAGACTGCCAACGCCAGGGAACGTCACCGCATGAAGGAAATTAACAATGCGTTCGAATCCCTTCGTAAAGTTCTTCCTGACGTAATGGAGGTTGAGGCAGCATCTCCTTCCATGACCAAGATAACGACTCTGCGCCTCGCTGTTAACTACATCAGGGCTCTCACTCACGTGCTACAGGATGAGGGTGATAATGATATGTGTTCTCTGGAGAGttcactgcagtgttccttccagGACTCCCTTCAGctggtaggtgaaggtggtgacATCTCcgtcaccaccttcacctaccagCATTCAACACCGCCTTTCACTCAGCAGTATCTCCCTCAAGTGTCTCACTTGTCGAGTTATTACTCCACTTCCAGTCACATCTCCAGCTCACCCTCCACATTGCGAGGATCACTGGGCAGTGCTAGCGACCTCGAGGACCTCCTTTCTGACGACTCATGTCTGCTGGAAGACAACCTCGAAGTTTTCCACGACATCTCTGTTGCTGATCCCTTTGATATCATCCTCCTGGCAGAAGAAAGAGACTCCCTCATTTTTACTACTGAAATCTGTAGTTAG